Genomic DNA from Pseudomonas fitomaticsae:
GGTGTCCGTGGGCGTCTTCTCGCAGGCCGACTACGATGCGTTCATGGCCGGTGTTTCAACCGTCAGCGGGCAGCTGGCGCGCGACCGGGCAACGCTCGACAAGACAACTTTCCTCGCGCGCTACGGCCATCTGCGACCGGGCACCTATGACATTCTGTCTCCCCGTTACGATGAAGCACCGGAGCTCTATTTCGACTGGACCCAGCGTCCGGCCGCACCGGAACCCCTTCAACCGTTTTCACTGACACTGCCACAGATGCGCGAGATCGTGAAATTGCTCGAAGCCCACGGCTTGCAGCCGGATCCGGTAGGCTTGCTGGACTTCCTGCAAAACGGCATCGAACTTCGCGAACTGGCCAAGTTTCACTTCACCCGCAACCTCTCCGATGCACTGGCATTGATCGCGCAGGTCGGTGCCGAGCACGGTATCGGCCGCGAAGACCTGGCGTATTGCGACATCCGCGCCTTCACCGAACTGCACGTCGCGGCAGCGGATCCGAAAGAGGTGTTGCTGCGCAGCATCGAACAGGGCAAGGCGCGCTATGCCGAGACGCTCAAGGTCTCCCTGCCGCCAGTGATTACCCGGCCGGAAGATGTCTGGAGTTTCGAGTGGCCGGAAACGGCACCCAACTTCATCACTCAGAAACGCGTCACCGCACCGGTTGTGCTGTGCGATGACCGGGACAAACTCGCCGGGGCCATCGTCTGCATTCCCAATGCCGACCCGGGCTTCGACTGGCTGTTCGCCTACCCGATTGCCGGGTTGATCACTGCGTGGGGCGGCGCCAATTCGCACATGGCGATCCGTGCCGGCGAGCTGGGCCTGCCGGCCGTCATTGGTGCGGGTGAAGTGCTTTACCGGCGCTGGTCGACCGCGGATTTCCTGCACCTGGATTGCCCGGGCCGCCGGGTGGAGATGATGACATGAAGGTGGTCGCAGTCAGTCAACGGGTGGACAGCCATCCAGAGCGAGGAGAAACCCGTGATGCGCTGGATCAGCGACTGATCGGTTTCCTTCTGGCAGCCGGTTTCATTCCGGTACCCGTGCCCAACGGCTTGCCGCTCGATCACTGGCTGGCGGCCGTCGCGCCACACGCCATCGTGCTGTCGGGGGGCAATGACATCGGTCAGTGCCCGGCCCGCGACCGCACAGAAAGCGAGTTGCTGGATCACGCACGTACACGTCAGTTACCTGTGCTGGGCATTTGTCGCGGCATGCAGATGCTCGCGCACTGGTCCGGAGGCGAGCTGAAGCCGGTCAGCGGTCATGTGCGAACCCGGCATCAGCTTTCCGGCCGGATCGTGGCCGAGGTGAACAGCTATCACGGCCTCGCCCTCGCCGGCTGCCCGGAAGGGTTCGACGTGACGGCACGCAGCGAAGACGGTGAAATCGAAGCCATCCGCCACCTTCAATTGCCTTGGGAAGGCTGGATGTGGCACCCGGAGCGCGAAGCGGATTTTGCCGCCCACGACCTTGAACGTATCCGGCTGCTGTTCGGCGAGCCCGCCCCCCTTCAATAACTCACGGGATAGACGTGTTGTGAAAGCCATTATTCTGGCTGCCGGACGTGGCAGTCGCATGAAAAGCCTCACGGATGAGCGCCCCAAGTGTCTGGTCGAGTTACGGGGCAAACCCCTGCTCGAATGGCAGCTGGAATCCTTGCGCGCAGCAGGCATCAGCGAAATCGCCGTGGTGACCGGTTATAAAAGCGAGTTGCTGGCGGGCCGTGGCCTGACCGAATTTCATAATCCGCGCTGGGCGGACACCAACATGGTGTCGTCGCTGGCGTGTGCCGAGTCCTGGCTGCAGGACCAGCCGTGCATCGTGAGTTATTCCGATATTTTCTACAGCCCGGACGCCGTTCGGTCGTTGATGACCAATGAAGCGTCGCTGGCCGTCACCTACGACCCCCATTGGCTGGCACTGTGGACGCAGCGCTTCGGCGATCCGTTGCTGGATGCCGAAACGTTCCGCCTGACCGACGCCGGCACGCTGGCCGAAATCGGCAACAAGCCACAATCGGTGGACGAAGTTCAGGGCCAGTACATGGGGCTGCTGCGCTTCACCCCGGAGGGCTGGGCAGAGGTCGTTCGGCTACGTGGCGAACTGACCCCGGAACAACGCGACAAGATGCACATGACCAACACCCTGCAACGTGTCATCGAGGCGGGCCGGGTTCCGGTCGCGGCCGTGGCCTACAGCGGAGAATGGGGAGAGGTCGACTCCAGCGAAGACCTCTCCGCGTACCAGTAAGCGGGTACGGCGCCTCAACGGAAGCGGTCGACCTCTTGGCGCAGGTCGGCCGCCAGGCCTTCCAGTTCCTTGGCGGTGATTGCCAGGTTCGACACCACTTCGCGCTGCTCGCTGTTGGCCATCGCGATACTCTGCAAGTTGCTGCTGAGCAAAGTCGCGGTGCTGCTCTGCTCCTGAGTCGCGGTGGTGATCGCGGCAAACTGCTCACCCGCCGAGCGACTTTGCTCGTCAATGCGCGCCAGCGCCGACGCCACGTTGGCATTGCGCGACAGGCCTTCCTGCATCAGCAGGTTGCCTTGCTCCATGGTGCTGATGGCGTTGCCGGTTTCCTGCTGGATGCTGTGAATCATGCTGGAAATTTCATCCGTCGCCTGACGGGTACGCGAGGCCAGGCTGCGTACCTCGTCGGCCACCACGGCAAAGCCGCGACCTTGTTCACCGGCACGGGCGGCTTCGATGGCGGCGTTGAGTGCCAGCAGGTTGGTCTGCTCGGCAATCGAGGTGATCACGCTGACAATGCCGCCGATTTCCTGGGAGCGCTGACCGAGCGTGTTGATCACGGTCGCGGTGGTGTTCAGCGCGCCAGCAATCTGCTCCAGCGAGGAAGACGCTTCTTCCATCGAGGTGCGACCGATCTGGGTCTGCTGGGCATTTTCCTGGGCCAGACGCTGGGTGTTGCCCATGTTGTCGGCAATGTTCAGCGACGTAGCGGAGAACTCTTCAACGGCGCCGGCCATGCTGGTGATTTCGCCAGACTGTTGCTCCATGCCTTCATACGCGCCACCGGACAGCCCGGACAGGGCTTGAGCCCGACGGTTGACCTCTTCCGAGGCGCGGCGGATGTGCTCGACCATGGTCGACAGGGCTTGGCTCATCTGGTTGAACGCGCGAGCCAGCTGGCCGATTTCGTCGTTGCTCGACACGTTCAGGCGTACGCTCAGATCACCGGCGCCCAGGGCTTCGGCCTGACGCACCAGATCGCTCAACGGTGCCAGTTTGCTGCGCAGCAGCCAGACCACGGAACCAACCGCCAGCAACATCGCCAGCAGACTGCCAATGGCCAGCTGAGTGCCCACGCTCCAGGTCACCGCGCGGATCTCGGCCT
This window encodes:
- a CDS encoding phosphocholine cytidylyltransferase family protein translates to MKAIILAAGRGSRMKSLTDERPKCLVELRGKPLLEWQLESLRAAGISEIAVVTGYKSELLAGRGLTEFHNPRWADTNMVSSLACAESWLQDQPCIVSYSDIFYSPDAVRSLMTNEASLAVTYDPHWLALWTQRFGDPLLDAETFRLTDAGTLAEIGNKPQSVDEVQGQYMGLLRFTPEGWAEVVRLRGELTPEQRDKMHMTNTLQRVIEAGRVPVAAVAYSGEWGEVDSSEDLSAYQ
- a CDS encoding gamma-glutamyl-gamma-aminobutyrate hydrolase family protein (Members of this family of hydrolases with an active site Cys residue belong to MEROPS family C26.), with amino-acid sequence MKVVAVSQRVDSHPERGETRDALDQRLIGFLLAAGFIPVPVPNGLPLDHWLAAVAPHAIVLSGGNDIGQCPARDRTESELLDHARTRQLPVLGICRGMQMLAHWSGGELKPVSGHVRTRHQLSGRIVAEVNSYHGLALAGCPEGFDVTARSEDGEIEAIRHLQLPWEGWMWHPEREADFAAHDLERIRLLFGEPAPLQ
- a CDS encoding methyl-accepting chemotaxis protein, giving the protein MSQPRARIASQLGLALAVILAIVISGSTVFALRSLDTANLATREEHLASEARLLADQLSTFHGTLRESTQRLSGLFEKRFSAGLSIHPSEPVNVAGTQTPGLHLGSEVLNNNFKEVDEFKQMTAGVATLFVRSGEDFIRVSTSLSKQDGTRAIGTVLDHAHPAYAKLMAGQGYVGRALLFDRSYMTQYTPVRDSSGKVIAVLFVGFDYTDAQNAQFDNLKRFRIGQTGSLALLDEKNQWLVAPAGVQALDQAVPVINGLAKAPGKGRFWSDKSEDFYSIAVPFEGGPWSVVASMPKAEIRAVTWSVGTQLAIGSLLAMLLAVGSVVWLLRSKLAPLSDLVRQAEALGAGDLSVRLNVSSNDEIGQLARAFNQMSQALSTMVEHIRRASEEVNRRAQALSGLSGGAYEGMEQQSGEITSMAGAVEEFSATSLNIADNMGNTQRLAQENAQQTQIGRTSMEEASSSLEQIAGALNTTATVINTLGQRSQEIGGIVSVITSIAEQTNLLALNAAIEAARAGEQGRGFAVVADEVRSLASRTRQATDEISSMIHSIQQETGNAISTMEQGNLLMQEGLSRNANVASALARIDEQSRSAGEQFAAITTATQEQSSTATLLSSNLQSIAMANSEQREVVSNLAITAKELEGLAADLRQEVDRFR